A region of Planktomarina temperata RCA23 DNA encodes the following proteins:
- a CDS encoding Lrp/AsnC family transcriptional regulator: MTVRLDTVDRKILSELQKDASRSLDDIAKTIGASKTPVWNRIKKLREAGVIKRTTVELDAEALGFEACFFVLIRTSEHEADWQDRFLTALQNRPEVLEAHRLAGEIDYILKVIVPNARAYDKFYQALISEVRVFNVTALLSMEELKSGGGLSLDP, encoded by the coding sequence ATGACTGTTCGTCTGGATACGGTGGATCGTAAAATTTTATCTGAGCTGCAAAAGGATGCCAGCCGGTCCTTGGATGACATTGCCAAGACAATTGGAGCATCCAAAACGCCGGTTTGGAACAGAATCAAAAAACTGCGCGAAGCGGGGGTGATCAAACGCACCACGGTTGAGCTGGATGCCGAGGCGCTTGGCTTTGAAGCCTGCTTTTTTGTGTTGATCCGCACCTCCGAACATGAGGCCGATTGGCAAGATCGTTTTCTGACCGCGTTGCAAAACCGGCCAGAAGTGCTCGAAGCGCATCGATTGGCAGGCGAGATTGACTATATTTTGAAAGTGATTGTGCCAAATGCGCGGGCATATGACAAATTTTACCAAGCACTTATCTCAGAGGTGCGGGTGTTCAACGTGACAGCGCTTTTGAGCATGGAGGAGTTGAAATCTGGCGGCGGATTGAGCCTTGATCCGTAG